One window from the genome of Choloepus didactylus isolate mChoDid1 chromosome 2, mChoDid1.pri, whole genome shotgun sequence encodes:
- the OAZ3 gene encoding LOW QUALITY PROTEIN: ornithine decarboxylase antizyme 3 (The sequence of the model RefSeq protein was modified relative to this genomic sequence to represent the inferred CDS: deleted 1 base in 1 codon), which translates to MLPFYKSITYREQEDLTLRPRCCLQCSESPVGLQGGRSTEQGNYDQLKELYSAGNLTVLSTDPLLHQNPVQLDFHFRLTPQTSAHWHGLLCDHQLFLDIPYRALDQGNRESLTATLEYVEEKTNVDSVFVNFQTDRNDKGALLRAFSYMGFEVVKPDHPALPPWENVIFMVYPLERDLGPSPSEPP; encoded by the exons ATGCTGCCTTTTTATAAAAG CATCACTTATAGGGAACAGGAGGACCTAACACTCCGGCCCCGTTGCTGCCTTCAGTGCTCC GAGTCCCCAGTAGGCCTCCAGGGGGGCAGAAGCACCGAGCAGGGTAACTACGACCAGCTTAAAGAACTGTACTCG GCTGGGAACCTGACGGTGCTATCTACTGACCCCCTGCTCCACCAGAACCCAGTGCAGTTAGACTTCCACTTTCGCCTCACCCCCCAGACTTCTGCCCATTGGCATGGCCTTCTCTGTGACCATCAACTTTTCCTGGATATCCCATATCGGGCCTTGGATCAAGGCAACCGGGAAAG TTTGACCGCAACACTGGAGTACGTGGAGGAGAAGACCAATGTCGACTCTGTGTTTGTGAATTTCCAAACTGATCGGAATGATAAAG GTGCCCTGCTACGGGCCTTCAGCTACATGGGCTTTGAAGTGGTCAAACCAGAtcaccctgccctccctccctgggaAAATGTCATCTTTATGGTGTATCCCCTTGAAAGGGACCTTGGCCCCTCACCCAGTGAACCTCCCTGA